The following are encoded together in the Equus quagga isolate Etosha38 chromosome 1, UCLA_HA_Equagga_1.0, whole genome shotgun sequence genome:
- the MYMK gene encoding protein myomaker, translating to MGTLVAKLLLPTLSSLAFLPTVSIAAKRRFHMEAMVYLFTMFFVALYHACDGPGLAVLCFMRHDLLEYFSVYGTALSMWVSLMALADFDEPKRSTFVMFGVLTIAVRIYHDRWGYGVYSGPIGTAVLIIAAKWLQQMKEKKGLYPDRSVYTQQIGPGLCFGALALMLHFFFEDWDYTYVHSFYHCALAMSFILLLPKVNKKAGSAGPPAKLDCSTLCCACI from the exons aTGGGGACGCTCGTGGCCAAACTGCTCCTGCCCACCCTCAGCAGCCTAGCCTTCCTCCCTACTGTCAGCATCGCTGCCAAAAGGCGGTTCCACATGGAGGCCATGGTCTACCTGTTCACCATGTTCTTTGTGGCG CTCTACCACGCCTGCGACGGGCCCGGCCTGGCGGTGCTCTGCTTCATGAGGCACGACCTGCTGGAGTACTTCAGCGTCTATGGCACGGCACTGAGCATGTGGGTCTCGCTGATGG CGCTAGCCGATTTCGACGAACCCAAGAGGTCGACTTTTGTGATGTTCGGCGTCCTGACCATCGCCGTGCGGATCTACCATGACCGCTGGGGCTACGGGGTGTACTCCGGCCCCATCGGCACGGCCGTCCTCATCATCGCCGCAAAGTGG CTGCAGCagatgaaggagaagaagggTCTGTACCCCGACAGGAGCGTCTACACCCAGCAGATCGGCCCTGGGCTCTGCTTCGGCGCGCTGGCCCTCATGCTGCACTTCTTCTTTGAG GATTGGGATTACACCTACGTCCACAGCTTCTACCACTGTGCCCTGGCCATGTCATTCATCCTGCTGCTGCCCAAGGTCAACAAGAAGGCCGGAAGTGCGGGGCCCCCGGCCAAGCTGGACTGCTCCACACTCTGTTGTGCTTGTATCTGA